The Ignavibacteriales bacterium sequence GGAAAGATGCCACTTCACCTAGAGAGCGGATTAACATTTACATTGGCACAACAATAAGGGGCAGGTCAGTAAGAAAGCAACTGGAAATTCATCTTAAAATGCTACTATTGACATCGGATTGAATAATGAATAGGCACACTCATAATCGATATCAATGTAATTATTATCCCTATAATTAAAGATCCCATAATTCCAGAATCTTGATTCATCCATGATATTCTATCAAAAATCATCCAGAGACTCCTAAATATTAACACAGAAGAAAAAACAAGAAGGAATTCATAAATAATAATTTTATATAATCTCATTATTCACCTTTACGATAATCCAATCACAGATTTTTATCTAACTATTAGTTGAATTAAAAATCAAACAAATCTCCAAGGAATGATTTTCTTTTATTCTTATAATGCCCTTGAGATTTATATTTGTAATCATCATCGCGGAAGTTATTATTCATATTTGTATTTCTTTCGATTTATAACCCTCTTCAATTTCTGAAGGCCTATCAATAATTTTCTAACGCTCACGCCTATCACACCAAATGCCTCTGCATTTAGGTCAGTAATCAATTTCGATCCCCTGTTTTTCACTTAGAGATAAATCAACATTACATATTGGGCATTACATGTTATTCTCCTTTTTCTTTCTTAAATAATGAAATGAATATTGAGATACTTATGATGGATATAATAATTATTAAAGACCAGCTGATAGGAAATTTTCCACCGAAAGCTTCATTTAACCAGGCCATCTTCAATCCAACAAAGACAAGCACAACACCAAGCCCATATTTTAGATAGCGGAACTTATGTATAACACCGGCAAGCATGAAATAAAGAGCTCTTAAACCTAGAATGGCAAATACATTTGAAGTAAATACAATAAGCGGTTCCTTTGTAATTGCAAATATTGCGGGAACGGAGTCAACAGCAAAAATTATATCCGATACTTCGATGAAAAGAAGAGCGACCATTAAAGGTGTTGCATAAAGCATTCCCTCTTTACGTATAAAGAATTTTTGTCCTTCAATTGTTGGTGTCACCGGAAAGAATTTTCTAAACAATTTTATAACAGGATTCTTTTCCGGATCTATTGGCTTTTCCGGCGCGAAGATTATCTTAAGACCTGTTAGAATAAGAAATGCACCAAAGAAAATTACAATCCATTGATACTGAAGAAGTATGGAGCCCATTGCAATAAAGATTATGCGGAAGATTAATGCTCCGATAATTCCAAAGAATAATACTCTGTGCTGATATCTCAATGGTATTGCAAAAAAACTGAATACGACAACAAAGACAAATATGTTATCAATTGCTAAAGTCTTTTCAACAATAAAGCCAGTAAGGAATTCAAGCCCAACTTGTTTGGCGACAGCTGCACCATCAAACCCGGGAATTGCAAGAAGGCGTGCGTCGGTTTCAAACTTCCAGCCGGCATATTTAAAGAAAAGAAAATTGAATATAAGTGCGAGGGAAATCCAAACAATACTCCAAGTTAACGATTCTTTAAATGTTACTTCGTGGGCCTGGCGGTGAAACACACCTAAATCCAAAGCAAGCATCATTAAAACAAAGACAATAAAACCCACATAAAACATCCAGTAATCAGCAAAAGGGAAAAGAATAATATTCTCCATTTTTATATCTCTTTTTTTATGTTAAACTCAATATCAAAATAATCAGTTCAAGAAATTTCCGTCATACTATTTTTATTTGGCAATGAAAAATGTAACCAAAGAAATCCTAATGTACCGGCTAAAACTGATGCTGCCAAAACAGAAATTTTTGAATTAATAATTAAATTATTATCACTGAAAGCTAAAAGTGAAATAAAAATAGACATCGTAAAACCAATACCTGCAAGAAATCCAACACCTATAAGATGTACTTTCTTTATACCTTTTGGAATAGAGCATAAGCCCAAAGCCACGCCGGTAATAGAAAAGACAAATATTCCTAAAGGCTTACCAATTAATAATCCCAAAATAATACCGTAGCTGTTTGAATTGGCAAATGAGTTAAGATAAGATGAAGGGAAAAGAATTGCGGTATTAGCCAATGCAAAAAGAGGAAGGATAAAAAACGCAACCGGTTTGTGCAAAAGATGCTGCAAATTATATGAAGGAGATTTTTCATTGCCATTGCCGAATGGAATTGCAAATGCTAAAAGCACTCCAGCAATTGATGGATGAATTCCCGTGTTATATAAACCAAACCACATAACGCAACCGAGTATTAGATAGACCCAGATTCTATAAAATTTAACTCTATTTAAAATGAGCATTAATGCAAAAATAAAAACCGCTAAAGCAAAGTATGCAATTGAAAATCCTTTTGAATAGAACAACGCAATAATTAATATTGCTCCTAGGTCATCTATGATTGCCAACGCTGTTAGAAATACTTTAAGATAGGTTGGAACCCGTTTGCCTAATAAAGAAAGTATCCCTAAAGAAAAGGCAATATCGGTTGCCATAGGAATGCCAAAACCTTTATGATAAGCAGTGTTTTGATTTAACAAGAAGTGAATTAAAAATGGGAATAGCATTCCGCCGGCTGCAGCAAAAATTGGCAGTAAAGATTTTTTAATATTTGATAACTCGCCGATGTAAATTTCCCTCTCAATTTCTAAGCCGACAAGAAGAAAAAATATTGTCATTAATCCGTCATTTACCCAGAACTCTACAGATTTAGAGAAAACATCACTATGCCAGATTTGCAGATACCCTTGCCCAAAATTTGAGTTTGTAATTAAAATTGATATTATGCTGCAAAGCAATAAAACTATGCCAACAGATTTTTGACTATTAAAAAATTCCTTAAATAATTTTGTCAGTTTCATAATTTTATTTATTTGTATTTATCGGTAGTAATTTCATAAAATTTTTAATTTAAGAAATAATAACCGGCATTTAGAATAGTTGCAAAACTTACCCAGAGCAAGTAGGGAATATTCAAATAAGCGGCAGCCGGTTTTATTTTACAAAACAGATAAATCATTGCAGCAATGCTAATCCATAAAAGAATAATTTCTACAAGTGCAGTCCCAATTAAATTGAAATAGAAGAATAGGAAACTCCATGAAAAGTTTAAGAGCATTTGAATTGAGAAAACCTTGATAGCCAAGTTTCTCTCTTTCGAAGCCGCCTCTTTCCAAATAAGGAAGAATGAAATTCCTAAAAGAATGTATAGAGAAGTCCATACCGGACCGAAAACCCAATTTGGAGGATTGAAGGAGGGTCTATTTAATGACGCATACCATGTCGGGACTGCTTGAGAAGTAAACATTCCTGCTACAGCACCAACGGATAGAGGCAATAATAATGATACTGCCAGTTTAATAATGTTCGATCTATTCATAATAAATACTTCTCTTTTCTTTAAATTATTTTAAAATGTATAAGATATACCAACGGATAAGTAATGTAGTAAGGCAAAATTGTATACTTCATCATTATCTGCACCTCCTTCAAGAATACGATACCCGCCTTTAATTCCAATCTGTTTGGAAAGTTTATATGATGCGGCGAAAAGAACGTCAACTGCTCTTCCCTGTTTAGCCGCTAGGGCATCACCTTCTAAAAGAATACCCAAGTCTTCAGTACCGTGCCAAAGCAATCTGAAATTGATGATTGGGACAAAACCAACATTGTATTTCTCGGAAGATATTCCTGGAGACGAAAGCGCAATTCCAGCATCCCTAATTTTAGCTGTAAATCCTAAACCAAATTCGATGTTAGGGTTTTGTACAAAATCGTAACGGTACGTTAACCTGTACGAATTAAATTTATATAAACCACTTAAATCTTTATTTGCTAAAAATACCTTTCCGGCAAAGTTAACATCTTTATTTAATCGTCCTTCCGATTTTACAGTTAAAGGGGCGTATAATAAAGATAAAGTATGAGCAGAACTAAAAGTATAATTGAGTTTTATCCTGTAAAAAATATCAGAGCCTGGCTTCAAATCATCTTTTAAGGAAATAAATGTGCCTTCATTGCCCGGGATGCGTACGTCATTATATCCGGTGCTCACAAGACCGGTTTCAACTTCCAAACTTACTTGGGCATTTAAGGATGCTGTTAGACAAACACTCATTAATAAAATTAATGATGCTGTAAGTGAAATTCTCTTTTCCATTTTTTATAAATCCGTTTTAGTTTTCAATACGCCCTTTATTATAATCAACAAATACTGTTTTATATGGTTGAAAAAGTTTTGAATATTATATCCTTCACATAATAATTTAATTTTTCTCGGTCCATGTGTAACCATATTATTTTATGTGTTCTTAATCAGAAAAGTTTTATAAAATCAATTTCTACTTTGAATGATCCTTCCTGCTTCTCTCCAATTAGAAATGAGATTTCCTTTATTTCGTCCAAAGGTAATTGTGGATTGGAGTGGATCTGCTTTCCATAATAATAGAGGGCAAAACTTATAAAATGAATTTTTAAGGTTATCCATTCGTCATTTACGGTTTGGAAATTAGAAGTATAAAATGAGCCGGTAAAATATGAAGTCTCTTTCATTGATATGCTGTACTGCTTTCCATCTCCTTTAATACGTATTTCAATGCCAGAATATTTTTCGAATTTATAATCTTTTATAGGACTTCTTAAAGATGCAAAGCCGCCGTTATTCTTAAGAGAAACATTACCACTGAAAAAGATTTTACCTTCATCATTTACACTAACTGCTGAAGAACTTAATCCTCCCATTACACTATCGTTAACGATACGCCATTTGCCATCACTTTTCATTATAGAGTTATTTAGAAGTGTTGCAGAATTGAACTGAGCAGAAATAGTTAACATCAGTGCTGAAACCATATTCATCAGTATAATCATTATGATTTATATTCCTTATAGCTTTTTATATTTCTCGCCATTCCATTAAAAACAAAATAGTGAATAGGTAAAACTGAATACCAATACAACCTTCCCCATAAACCACGAGGACGGAATGTTGCTGTCTGCTGAAGAAAAAGTTTTCTCTGTCTTTCGATAATCTTAAATTCGAGCCACGCCTCGCCTGGTAATTTCATCTCGGCGTAAAGCAAAAGACGCATGTTAAGTTTATCGGCTACTATTACACGCCAGAAATCAAGTGTATCTCCTGAATTAATTGTTTCAGAATTTGTTCTTCCTCTTCTTAAACCAACGCCTCCGAAAAGTTTATCTATAAATCCACGCAAATGCCATAACCAATTTCCATAATACCAACCACGCTCCCCGCCAATTGACCAGATGTTTTTCAAAACATTTTCAACATCACACAAAATTTCCTTCTCACGTTTATCAAAGAAACAGCCGTGAATGGGAACATCCAAATGTCCCTGCAAGGAATTTCCACCGGAACTTGATACAAGAGAATCTTTCCAGCTAGATACAACTGAATTATTATCAATCTTTTCAAATGCCATCTTTACTGCATCTTTGTACGATATCAATTTTATTTTCAACAGTTTTATAAGGTCATCATCTTTGGCGATTATCTCAATTTTCATACTGTTAACAAGATTAACAGCTAACTTGTAAGAAGTTGCAGTTACAAAATAAAGCCAATAAGAGGACAGGCGGGGAGTCATTACCGGCACAGCTATTATTAATCTTTTTAATCCTCGCACTTCGGCAAACTGCAATAACATTTCTTTATAAGTAATTATATCCGGTCCGCCAATATCGAAGGCGGCATTAAAAGTTTTTTCATTTAACAGAACTCCAGTTAGGCACTCAACAACATTTCTAATTGCGATTGGCTGATGTTTGGTTCTTAACCACTTTGGCGCAATCATTACGGGAAGTTTTTCCACAAGGTCACGAATAATTTCAAATGAAGCACTGCCTGAGCCAACAATTATTCCTGCCTTGAGAATAGTCACGGGCACTTTTCCTTTTCTAAGAATATCTTCAACATTTTTTCTCGAAGCCAAATGTCGCGAAAGTTTATTTTCGTTTGTTATCCCGCTAAGAAATATTATTTGCTTTGCTGTTGTCTGTTCTATCAGATTCAAAAAATTACGCGCCGATGTTTCCTCCAACCTTTCAAAATCATTTATTCCCGAGCTCATTGAATGAATGAGATAGTATGCGGCATCAATTCCATCTAATGATTCATTATATTTTATTTCGTTTAGAAAGTCAGCCTCGAAGAGAGAAATATTAGGATGAGCAAAAAGTCCCTCTTTTGGAAATCTATTTTTATCGCGAACACTGCAAATTACAGTGTGCCCTTGTTCAAGTAGAACTGGTAAAATGCGCTTACCTATGTACCCTGTTGCACCAGTTAATAGAATTTTCATGTTATCTCATTTTATCTTTATTAAAAAATACAGCCAGTATTACTTGAAGAATGTTTCCAAATAATTTTTGCGGTATCTAAATATTTTATCTAATCTCGCTCCAATAAATATTGAATTTGCCAATCTCCCTAAAAATCCCAACGGTATTGCATAGTGAACAATATCTTGAACTTCCATACCGTTCTCAACTTCTTTAAACAAGTGTTGATGGTGCCAGAATTTGTATGGTCCAAATCTTTGTTCATCCACAAAATAATTACCATAAGTACGAGTTATTTCTGTTACCCAGTTGATTTTTATTCCTGGCAACAATTTGATACGGTAGATTATTATCTGCCCTTCATACATTGCGGGAGGTAATTCAGATTTAATTTCGAAATCCATATCCGGTGGAGTAATTTTCTGTAAATTCTTTGGATTCGAAAAAAACTTCCAGCATTCTGTTCTCGTTATTGGTAAAATTTGTTTTCGGTCTATTCTATATATCTTCACTACTATCCCTTCTTTCCGACAAGTGGAACGAACATCGGAGTGATCTTCTTATAATCTTCCCACTCTTTATTGCCCTCATATTTTTTTTCGAGCAGCGGGACACCTGAAACAAAAACAAGCAATAGATTCAATATTAATGTTCCAACAAAGGAAATTATCCATAAGTCGGAACCGATAGTAAAGATGCTAATTCCCCACCACAGCACTGCTTCACCAAAGTAATTCGGGTGGCGTGTAAATTTCCAAAGGCCGGATTTAATAATCCTTCCTTTGTTCTTAGGGTTTCTCTTGAAGCAATACATTTGAAAATCGCCAATGCTTTCAAAGAGAAGTCCAAATAAATAAATTAACACACCAATAAATGAAAACAGATTTAGCTCGTCGTTGTTACTGCTAAATTCAACCATTATTGGAAGTGCGATGAAGATCATTATTAGTCCTTGCAGGAGAAATACTTTTACGAAGGCATAGAGAACTGCGTTTTTGCCCCAATCTTTTCTCCATTGAGCATATCTAAAATCTTCACCTTTACCGCGGGCTCTAATGAAAATATGAAGTGATAATCTTACACCCCAAACCAAGATCATTGCTGTGAGAACAATTTCTTTTAGATCAGCAGAGTCTTTGGTAAAAAGTAAAACAGAAGTGATTAGAATAAAACCAATACCCCAGCCGATATCAACTATAGAATTGTTTTTCAGTAGTTGAGCTAAGATGAACATTAAAATCATAAATGACAAAACTGTTACTGCGGATAAAGCTATTATATGAAACATGTATAACCCTTATAAAATATTTTCAATATAGTTTTCTAAACTGATTGGATCCTTTGCGGGACTAAATCTTTTTACAACACTTCCTTGTCGGTCAACCAAAAATTTTGTGAAATTCCATCTAATTTTCTTGAACAAAAATCCGGATGATTTTGCTTTGAGAAATATGAATAGTGGATGAGCGTTCTCACCATTTACTTCAACTTTAGAAAACATGGGAAATGTAACACCATAATTCAAACTGCAAAAAGATTTTATCTCTTCATCAGTTCCGGGATCTTGTTCCCCAAATTGATTGCATGGAAAACCGAGCACAGAGAATCCTTTATCGGAATATTTATCGTATAACTTTTGAAGAGATTCGAATTGAGGCGTAAAGCCGCATTTGCTAGCTGTGTTAACTATTAACAATACTTTACCTTGATAATCAGATAGCTGAATTTCTTTCCCGTTCATAGACTTAACTGCAACGCTGTAAATAGATTCAATCATTGTTGTACTCATTATTAGGGTTAATCTGCTTTCTTATTGACATCAGGATTTCTCTGAAATGATTAGGGGAATCGGTGGTGAGAATATCCAATTCTGATAAAGTATTTTTGTAACCAATTACACCATTGCCGCTTGCAAAAATGAATACTTTATCGCCAACCATCTCTCGTAATTTTCTTAGCTGAATATTTAGGGAAAGGTCATCAGCAGGATATACGATACTCAAATAAAGAGTGCGGGCTTTTAATTGTATGACTGCTGCAGCAATATCTTCTGCAGGTAAACTAGCGCCGAGATATGTTGTCCTCCATCCATCTGAAGAGGCAAGTGAAGAACCAATCAAAGCCCCAACCTCGTGATATTGTCCCTCGGGAGTTGTAATAATAATTCTTGGTGCATTATCATGGATTTGAAATCCATCTGTTATAGTATTGAGAAATTTTATTATGACTGCGCTTGTAAAATGTTCATGAGATACTCTGAGCATTCCGCTCTCCCAATATTTTCCAATCTTGAACATTAATGGCAGCAAAATATTTTCGATTAAATCAGGACGGCTGTATTTTACCGAAGCATCGTTCAGAAGCGATACTAATTGTCTATCATCAAAACTTCTGATAACCTCAATACAATTATTAACAATTCGATCCTCCTCGGACAACTCGCTGTCTATTGCTGATTTATTTTCGGAAGATTTTGTTAAATCAACTTTAAGAAGCATCTCTGTAAGAACCGGGATTGATAAACCGGCAAGATTGCCAATGCTGTGCCCATGCTTAGTTAATTTTTTCAGCAGAACTAATTTTTCGATATCTGAATCGGAATAAAGACGTCTGTTGCTTTCCGTTCTGTTGGGATTAACAGCAGAATATCTACCTTCCCAGGATCTGATGGACAATTCCGATACTCCGGATAATTTGGCGGCAATTTTAATATTGTAGTTGCTCAATTCCAGATTCCTTTCTAATATTATACAAATATTATACATGTTTGAATTTATAACGCGTAATAAACAGTTTTAGTTCCGAAATAGCAAGATATTTCACATAAAAATAAAAATATATGCAAATTGAACTTTTCTTTTTATACAAAAGTTATACAAGGGTAACTGAAGATATTTTAAGTAATTGTTACTAAAAGGTGTAAAAATGGCAATTCTGATATTTTTTCTTGTTCACTGGTTTGGATCTCTCTTTTTCCAGACATTCTTTCTACATAGGTATGGTGCTCACGGAATGTTTAAGATGAGCAAGTTTTGGGAAAAAGTATTCTACATAGGAACCTACATTTTCCAGGGATCATCTTTTTTGAATCCGAGAGCATACGCAATAATGCACAGAATGCACCATGCATTTAGCGATACTGAAAGAGATCCTCATTCACCAAAATATTTTAAAAGTGTTTTTGGATTAATGTGGAAAACTAAGAACGTGTATTTGGACTTGATCAACAATAAAATAAAACCCGGTGAAAATTTTGCAAAGAATATTCCAGACTGGTCGAAGTTTGAGGAATTTGGAAACGGCTGGGCACATAGAATATTGTGGGGGGCCGGTTATACCGCTTTCTATGTTGTCTTTGCAACACA is a genomic window containing:
- a CDS encoding TerC/Alx family metal homeostasis membrane protein; translation: MENIILFPFADYWMFYVGFIVFVLMMLALDLGVFHRQAHEVTFKESLTWSIVWISLALIFNFLFFKYAGWKFETDARLLAIPGFDGAAVAKQVGLEFLTGFIVEKTLAIDNIFVFVVVFSFFAIPLRYQHRVLFFGIIGALIFRIIFIAMGSILLQYQWIVIFFGAFLILTGLKIIFAPEKPIDPEKNPVIKLFRKFFPVTPTIEGQKFFIRKEGMLYATPLMVALLFIEVSDIIFAVDSVPAIFAITKEPLIVFTSNVFAILGLRALYFMLAGVIHKFRYLKYGLGVVLVFVGLKMAWLNEAFGGKFPISWSLIIIISIISISIFISLFKKEKGE
- the nhaA gene encoding Na+/H+ antiporter NhaA — translated: MKLTKLFKEFFNSQKSVGIVLLLCSIISILITNSNFGQGYLQIWHSDVFSKSVEFWVNDGLMTIFFLLVGLEIEREIYIGELSNIKKSLLPIFAAAGGMLFPFLIHFLLNQNTAYHKGFGIPMATDIAFSLGILSLLGKRVPTYLKVFLTALAIIDDLGAILIIALFYSKGFSIAYFALAVFIFALMLILNRVKFYRIWVYLILGCVMWFGLYNTGIHPSIAGVLLAFAIPFGNGNEKSPSYNLQHLLHKPVAFFILPLFALANTAILFPSSYLNSFANSNSYGIILGLLIGKPLGIFVFSITGVALGLCSIPKGIKKVHLIGVGFLAGIGFTMSIFISLLAFSDNNLIINSKISVLAASVLAGTLGFLWLHFSLPNKNSMTEIS
- a CDS encoding tryptophan-rich sensory protein, which translates into the protein MNRSNIIKLAVSLLLPLSVGAVAGMFTSQAVPTWYASLNRPSFNPPNWVFGPVWTSLYILLGISFFLIWKEAASKERNLAIKVFSIQMLLNFSWSFLFFYFNLIGTALVEIILLWISIAAMIYLFCKIKPAAAYLNIPYLLWVSFATILNAGYYFLN
- a CDS encoding CIA30 family protein, with product MIILMNMVSALMLTISAQFNSATLLNNSIMKSDGKWRIVNDSVMGGLSSSAVSVNDEGKIFFSGNVSLKNNGGFASLRSPIKDYKFEKYSGIEIRIKGDGKQYSISMKETSYFTGSFYTSNFQTVNDEWITLKIHFISFALYYYGKQIHSNPQLPLDEIKEISFLIGEKQEGSFKVEIDFIKLF
- a CDS encoding SDR family oxidoreductase; this encodes MKILLTGATGYIGKRILPVLLEQGHTVICSVRDKNRFPKEGLFAHPNISLFEADFLNEIKYNESLDGIDAAYYLIHSMSSGINDFERLEETSARNFLNLIEQTTAKQIIFLSGITNENKLSRHLASRKNVEDILRKGKVPVTILKAGIIVGSGSASFEIIRDLVEKLPVMIAPKWLRTKHQPIAIRNVVECLTGVLLNEKTFNAAFDIGGPDIITYKEMLLQFAEVRGLKRLIIAVPVMTPRLSSYWLYFVTATSYKLAVNLVNSMKIEIIAKDDDLIKLLKIKLISYKDAVKMAFEKIDNNSVVSSWKDSLVSSSGGNSLQGHLDVPIHGCFFDKREKEILCDVENVLKNIWSIGGERGWYYGNWLWHLRGFIDKLFGGVGLRRGRTNSETINSGDTLDFWRVIVADKLNMRLLLYAEMKLPGEAWLEFKIIERQRKLFLQQTATFRPRGLWGRLYWYSVLPIHYFVFNGMARNIKSYKEYKS
- a CDS encoding SRPBCC family protein; amino-acid sequence: MKIYRIDRKQILPITRTECWKFFSNPKNLQKITPPDMDFEIKSELPPAMYEGQIIIYRIKLLPGIKINWVTEITRTYGNYFVDEQRFGPYKFWHHQHLFKEVENGMEVQDIVHYAIPLGFLGRLANSIFIGARLDKIFRYRKNYLETFFK
- a CDS encoding DUF1295 domain-containing protein, with translation MFHIIALSAVTVLSFMILMFILAQLLKNNSIVDIGWGIGFILITSVLLFTKDSADLKEIVLTAMILVWGVRLSLHIFIRARGKGEDFRYAQWRKDWGKNAVLYAFVKVFLLQGLIMIFIALPIMVEFSSNNDELNLFSFIGVLIYLFGLLFESIGDFQMYCFKRNPKNKGRIIKSGLWKFTRHPNYFGEAVLWWGISIFTIGSDLWIISFVGTLILNLLLVFVSGVPLLEKKYEGNKEWEDYKKITPMFVPLVGKKG
- a CDS encoding glutathione peroxidase; the protein is MIESIYSVAVKSMNGKEIQLSDYQGKVLLIVNTASKCGFTPQFESLQKLYDKYSDKGFSVLGFPCNQFGEQDPGTDEEIKSFCSLNYGVTFPMFSKVEVNGENAHPLFIFLKAKSSGFLFKKIRWNFTKFLVDRQGSVVKRFSPAKDPISLENYIENIL
- a CDS encoding MerR family transcriptional regulator, which codes for MSNYNIKIAAKLSGVSELSIRSWEGRYSAVNPNRTESNRRLYSDSDIEKLVLLKKLTKHGHSIGNLAGLSIPVLTEMLLKVDLTKSSENKSAIDSELSEEDRIVNNCIEVIRSFDDRQLVSLLNDASVKYSRPDLIENILLPLMFKIGKYWESGMLRVSHEHFTSAVIIKFLNTITDGFQIHDNAPRIIITTPEGQYHEVGALIGSSLASSDGWRTTYLGASLPAEDIAAAVIQLKARTLYLSIVYPADDLSLNIQLRKLREMVGDKVFIFASGNGVIGYKNTLSELDILTTDSPNHFREILMSIRKQINPNNEYNND
- a CDS encoding acyl-CoA desaturase; translation: MAILIFFLVHWFGSLFFQTFFLHRYGAHGMFKMSKFWEKVFYIGTYIFQGSSFLNPRAYAIMHRMHHAFSDTERDPHSPKYFKSVFGLMWKTKNVYLDLINNKIKPGENFAKNIPDWSKFEEFGNGWAHRILWGAGYTAFYVVFATQWWMFFLLPVHFLMGPIHGSIVNWMGHKYGYRNFKDTDDNSKNTLLIDMLTMGELFQNNHHKYPSRTNFAVKFFEFDPTYPIIKLLSWLGIIQLTTNTNKH